One genomic window of Candidatus Poribacteria bacterium includes the following:
- a CDS encoding NifB/NifX family molybdenum-iron cluster-binding protein: MKVAISSEDKNGLDGMVAQHFGRCPYYTIVEIEDNSVRDVKVIANPFYNRHVPGLVPGFIRDQGVDVMVAGGMGRRAIALFEQYGIHVVTGAAGTVRQAIEDLLAGRLSGAEPCIGGHGHPEEEV; this comes from the coding sequence ATGAAAGTTGCGATCTCATCCGAGGATAAAAACGGATTAGACGGAATGGTGGCCCAACACTTCGGCCGTTGTCCATATTACACCATAGTGGAGATCGAGGATAACTCGGTTAGAGATGTGAAGGTAATAGCCAATCCGTTTTACAACCGTCATGTGCCAGGGCTGGTGCCCGGCTTCATACGCGACCAAGGGGTCGACGTGATGGTGGCCGGAGGAATGGGCCGGAGGGCGATAGCTCTTTTCGAGCAGTACGGAATTCACGTGGTCACAGGCGCGGCCGGAACGGTGCGCCAGGCGATCGAGGATCTGCTGGCGGGAAGACTATCGGGCGCCGAACCCTGCATCGGAGGACATGGACATCCGGAAGAGGAGGTGTGA
- a CDS encoding zinc ribbon domain-containing protein, which yields MPIYEYRCKECGERIEVLIRSEEEIPSCPNCGSEQMERLLSVPQVRMGGFSPSGGLTCCGREERCEVPPCSIDGSCRRD from the coding sequence ATGCCGATCTATGAATATCGATGCAAGGAATGTGGGGAACGGATTGAGGTTCTGATCCGGTCTGAAGAGGAAATTCCCTCCTGCCCGAACTGCGGTAGCGAACAGATGGAGAGGTTGCTCTCCGTTCCCCAGGTGAGGATGGGTGGATTTTCCCCATCCGGAGGACTGACCTGCTGCGGTCGAGAGGAGCGATGCGAGGTGCCTCCCTGCTCGATAGATGGGAGCTGCCGGAGGGATTAG
- a CDS encoding DUF5320 domain-containing protein: MPFGMGPAGWFLAPYIAQWWAQWWSYWLRYWPRVPYLAPYWFPFAPPPLTPQDELSSLKSQAQALESELEAIRRRMEELEGQIAKEGS, translated from the coding sequence ATGCCTTTCGGCATGGGACCCGCGGGATGGTTCTTGGCTCCGTATATCGCCCAGTGGTGGGCGCAGTGGTGGTCATACTGGCTTCGTTACTGGCCCAGAGTGCCATACCTCGCTCCATACTGGTTCCCCTTTGCTCCTCCGCCTCTGACGCCTCAGGATGAGCTTTCATCCCTGAAATCTCAGGCACAGGCGCTGGAGAGCGAGCTTGAGGCGATCAGGAGAAGGATGGAGGAGCTCGAGGGCCAGATAGCGAAGGAGGGAAGCTGA
- a CDS encoding ATP-binding protein: MKSLTVISGKGGTGKTTVVTSFAALAKKDGVKIVIADCDVDAPDLHILLQPEIKHREPFTGGRIAVMDQERCTGCGECYEHCRFEAVIRREDRYEIDPMECEGCGVCEYVCPVDAITMQVREGGYWFISETPYGPMVHARLGPGEGNSGRLVTVVRQAAEQMAVETQARYVIIDGSPGMGCPVIASVTNTDLVLVIAEPTLSGIHDMERVLELALHFGVRPLVCVNKYDLNLAVTREIESLCDEARVEVVGKIPFDESFIEAVVNMKPAVEYVDGNLALKIESLWKKVRAELDKDGHL, from the coding sequence ATGAAGTCGTTGACGGTCATAAGCGGCAAGGGGGGAACCGGCAAGACCACCGTGGTCACGTCGTTCGCGGCGCTGGCCAAAAAGGATGGGGTCAAGATCGTAATCGCCGACTGTGACGTGGATGCCCCCGATCTGCATATACTCCTTCAACCGGAGATAAAGCATAGGGAGCCCTTCACAGGCGGAAGGATCGCCGTGATGGATCAGGAGAGATGCACGGGATGCGGCGAATGTTACGAACACTGCAGGTTCGAGGCGGTTATCAGACGGGAAGATAGATATGAGATAGACCCGATGGAGTGCGAGGGGTGCGGGGTATGCGAATACGTCTGCCCCGTCGACGCCATCACGATGCAGGTGAGAGAGGGAGGGTATTGGTTTATCTCCGAAACCCCATATGGGCCAATGGTACATGCAAGGCTTGGCCCTGGAGAGGGCAACTCCGGCAGGCTGGTCACCGTCGTCAGACAGGCCGCCGAACAGATGGCGGTCGAGACTCAAGCGCGATACGTGATCATCGACGGCTCACCCGGGATGGGATGTCCGGTCATCGCATCGGTGACGAACACCGACCTCGTTCTGGTGATAGCTGAGCCGACGCTCTCGGGTATACACGATATGGAAAGGGTTTTGGAACTTGCCCTGCACTTCGGCGTCAGGCCGCTGGTGTGCGTAAACAAATATGACCTGAACCTCGCCGTCACACGGGAGATAGAGTCGCTGTGCGACGAGGCGAGGGTTGAGGTGGTGGGCAAAATCCCGTTCGATGAATCCTTCATCGAAGCGGTGGTGAACATGAAGCCCGCTGTGGAATACGTCGATGGGAACCTGGCCTTGAAGATCGAATCCCTGTGGAAGAAGGTCAGGGCGGAGCTCGATAAAGACGGTCATTTGTAG
- a CDS encoding ATP-binding protein → MTISVASGKGGTGKTTVATNLARTLYEAGVSVTFLDCDAEEPNAYIFLNPQLYQVDPVISKLPVVDQDKCVGCKKCVQFCVYNALALVGKKILVFPELCHACGGCSLVCPTGAISEVDREIGVVEMGYAYEMPVLDGLLKVGEAIAPPIIKAVKRKGREFESDVTIIDAPPGTACPMVEAVKGSDYCILVTEPTPFGLNDLKIAVEVVRQLGIPHGVVINRSDVGDRKAEEFCQEEKIPILMRIPMDRRIAEAYSEGAMMLDVDESWREKFLEMFERVKEAIG, encoded by the coding sequence ATGACGATATCGGTGGCCAGCGGTAAGGGCGGAACCGGCAAAACCACAGTCGCAACCAACCTCGCCAGAACCCTCTACGAGGCGGGGGTGAGCGTAACCTTCCTCGACTGTGATGCTGAGGAGCCGAACGCTTACATATTCCTCAATCCGCAGCTTTATCAGGTCGATCCCGTTATAAGCAAGCTCCCGGTGGTCGATCAGGACAAATGTGTGGGATGTAAAAAATGCGTCCAGTTCTGCGTCTATAACGCTTTAGCCCTCGTGGGTAAAAAAATACTGGTCTTCCCCGAGCTCTGTCACGCCTGTGGCGGGTGCAGCCTCGTGTGTCCGACGGGAGCGATATCCGAGGTGGACAGGGAGATAGGCGTGGTTGAGATGGGATATGCCTATGAGATGCCGGTTCTGGACGGTCTGCTTAAGGTGGGAGAGGCCATAGCGCCGCCGATCATCAAAGCCGTTAAGCGCAAAGGCAGGGAATTCGAATCGGATGTCACGATCATAGATGCACCGCCCGGAACGGCATGTCCGATGGTAGAGGCCGTTAAGGGCTCGGACTACTGTATCCTCGTGACTGAGCCTACGCCCTTCGGCCTGAACGATCTGAAGATCGCCGTTGAAGTGGTTCGCCAGCTCGGCATACCTCATGGGGTCGTGATAAACAGATCGGACGTCGGAGATAGAAAGGCCGAGGAGTTCTGCCAAGAGGAGAAAATACCGATCCTGATGAGAATACCGATGGATAGACGCATCGCTGAAGCCTATTCCGAGGGCGCCATGATGCTGGACGTAGATGAGTCCTGGAGGGAGAAATTCCTGGAGATGTTCGAGAGGGTGAAGGAGGCTATCGGATGA
- a CDS encoding 4Fe-4S binding protein, which translates to MVAVIDQNRCKGCGECYRNCPFGAIIPRGDRYEVDPSLCRGCGVCERVCPVGAISLQPVTSPGISPSGPGDIGFMTSFWPGMGRMARGSRGRGGYGRGGWGRGRGRGRGGYGRGGWPWGGGFGPGGIGPMQPIQGNPQAELEMLKQYAQELKRRLKEINEKIRKLENK; encoded by the coding sequence ATGGTAGCGGTAATAGACCAAAATAGATGTAAGGGATGTGGTGAATGTTACAGGAATTGTCCATTTGGGGCTATTATACCCCGAGGGGACAGATATGAGGTAGACCCATCCCTGTGCAGGGGATGTGGCGTATGTGAGCGCGTCTGTCCCGTCGGCGCTATCAGCCTTCAACCGGTAACCAGCCCCGGCATCTCCCCATCCGGCCCCGGCGATATAGGTTTCATGACCTCCTTCTGGCCTGGCATGGGCCGGATGGCTCGCGGAAGCCGAGGTAGAGGTGGTTACGGCCGAGGTGGATGGGGCAGAGGTCGAGGTAGAGGCCGAGGTGGGTATGGACGTGGTGGCTGGCCCTGGGGTGGCGGTTTCGGCCCAGGCGGTATAGGCCCCATGCAACCGATACAGGGTAATCCTCAAGCTGAACTCGAGATGCTCAAACAGTACGCTCAAGAGCTTAAAAGACGACTTAAGGAGATAAACGAAAAGATCAGAAAGCTTGAGAATAAATGA
- a CDS encoding DUF5320 family protein encodes MKIAVTSTGPDLRSQVDPRFGRCPYILIVDSDTMQFEAIQNPNVAAAGGAGIQTAQMVADKGAQVVLTGGCGPNAYQALSAAGIQIVTGVSGVTVEEAVRGYLQGRFQPTTGPNVPSHFGVNVPPPGPGGMGPMPPGPGMGWGGGGWGRGGGFGRGGGWGRGRGGGWGAGGGFGPGGMGPMQPAGANPQAELEMLRQQAEMLRRQLEEINRRIEELEKNQ; translated from the coding sequence ATGAAGATAGCCGTTACGAGCACAGGACCGGATCTGAGATCCCAGGTCGATCCCCGCTTCGGCAGATGCCCTTACATCTTGATCGTCGACTCGGACACGATGCAGTTCGAGGCGATACAGAACCCGAACGTAGCGGCAGCGGGAGGAGCCGGGATCCAGACCGCACAGATGGTCGCCGACAAGGGAGCTCAGGTGGTCTTAACCGGAGGCTGTGGCCCTAATGCCTATCAGGCCCTATCGGCCGCCGGAATACAGATCGTGACGGGCGTAAGCGGCGTTACGGTCGAGGAGGCGGTCCGCGGGTATCTGCAGGGCAGATTTCAGCCGACAACCGGCCCTAACGTTCCATCTCATTTCGGCGTGAACGTTCCGCCGCCTGGACCCGGCGGAATGGGTCCCATGCCCCCTGGGCCCGGCATGGGCTGGGGAGGTGGCGGCTGGGGCCGCGGAGGTGGTTTCGGCCGCGGCGGCGGCTGGGGTCGCGGCCGCGGTGGCGGTTGGGGCGCCGGCGGAGGTTTCGGCCCAGGCGGTATGGGCCCCATGCAGCCAGCAGGCGCTAACCCCCAGGCCGAACTGGAGATGCTCAGACAGCAGGCCGAAATGCTTAGGAGACAACTCGAGGAGATCAACCGCCGAATCGAAGAGCTTGAAAAGAACCAGTAG
- a CDS encoding DUF5320 domain-containing protein: protein MYYMTGLPGWMRFGFSPGWVGRSPTGLGPAASFLLTGQWPTPQMQAWWQGMQGGYQWPYQMPSAPGYGAPQSANPQDELQFLKEQARQLQEELEAITRRIQELEGGSSS from the coding sequence ATGTATTACATGACTGGACTTCCGGGATGGATGAGGTTCGGATTCAGCCCCGGATGGGTGGGCAGAAGCCCGACCGGGCTCGGTCCGGCAGCCTCATTCCTTCTGACAGGACAATGGCCCACGCCGCAGATGCAGGCGTGGTGGCAGGGGATGCAGGGCGGATACCAGTGGCCCTATCAGATGCCATCTGCGCCCGGCTATGGCGCTCCTCAGAGCGCGAATCCCCAGGACGAGCTCCAGTTTCTGAAAGAACAGGCTCGTCAGCTCCAGGAGGAGCTGGAGGCCATAACCCGAAGGATTCAAGAGCTTGAAGGGGGGAGTAGCTCATGA
- a CDS encoding LptF/LptG family permease, which produces MKILTRYILVEFVAPFLLALLCFTMVLLMNEVFTLTKTFVAKDVSPWYLVELLIYVLPATLVVTIPMATLVGILLSFGRLSADNEIIAMKSIGIGLHQLMVPVLILSFGISIFTFFFMDMALPNANMAYVRLMYSINVRHPGLILEKGIIMRELEREGKMWMFERQDPRTGRLENVRIWEEYQDGLPTLVSAKEAELDFSGMYTRLRLFDGVIYKPGKRPEDMVTIRFDRQEIRLGLSKALREIEYKGKSFRSMNLRELTGKISQIRNDLHHGAQPYREVLQQQLNRALVEYHKKFSIPFACFAFGLIGVPLGTLTRKSGKMVGFGVGLSLIIVYYVLLRVGETTGIKGAMNPMLSVWIPNIITSIGGIILAIQTSHEAPFWSYLRLRRRRIPAET; this is translated from the coding sequence ATGAAGATCCTTACCAGATACATCCTCGTCGAGTTTGTGGCGCCTTTTTTATTGGCCCTTCTCTGTTTCACGATGGTCCTCTTGATGAACGAGGTGTTCACCTTGACGAAGACCTTCGTGGCGAAGGACGTGAGCCCTTGGTATCTCGTAGAGCTTTTGATATACGTCCTTCCGGCCACGCTGGTCGTGACCATCCCGATGGCGACCCTGGTTGGGATACTGCTCTCCTTCGGTCGCCTCTCGGCCGACAACGAGATAATAGCGATGAAATCGATCGGGATCGGCTTGCATCAGTTGATGGTTCCCGTACTCATCCTCTCCTTTGGCATCAGCATATTCACCTTTTTCTTCATGGACATGGCCTTACCCAACGCGAACATGGCCTATGTGAGGCTGATGTACAGCATAAACGTGCGCCACCCAGGGCTGATCCTGGAGAAGGGAATCATCATGAGGGAGCTGGAGCGGGAGGGGAAGATGTGGATGTTCGAAAGACAGGACCCGAGGACGGGCAGATTGGAAAACGTCAGAATCTGGGAGGAATATCAGGATGGACTTCCCACGCTGGTGTCGGCTAAAGAGGCGGAGCTGGATTTCTCGGGGATGTACACAAGGTTGAGGCTCTTTGACGGAGTCATATATAAACCCGGTAAAAGGCCGGAGGATATGGTGACGATACGATTCGACCGACAGGAGATAAGGCTAGGGCTGAGCAAGGCGCTTCGTGAGATAGAGTATAAGGGGAAGAGTTTCAGAAGCATGAATCTCAGGGAGTTGACGGGGAAGATATCACAGATAAGAAATGACCTTCACCATGGGGCCCAACCTTACAGGGAGGTACTTCAACAACAGCTCAATAGGGCGTTGGTGGAATATCACAAGAAGTTCTCAATCCCCTTCGCATGCTTCGCCTTTGGACTGATAGGCGTGCCTTTAGGAACGCTGACCCGAAAAAGCGGCAAGATGGTAGGTTTCGGGGTGGGTTTGTCGCTGATAATCGTCTATTACGTGTTGTTAAGGGTGGGCGAGACCACGGGAATTAAAGGGGCGATGAACCCGATGCTGAGCGTTTGGATCCCAAACATCATCACCAGCATCGGAGGGATCATCCTGGCCATCCAGACCTCCCATGAGGCACCTTTCTGGTCATATCTGCGCCTCCGTCGACGGAGGATTCCCGCCGAAACCTGA
- a CDS encoding insulinase family protein has product MKRSDVSGRPFKLNLDNGMTVILIEDHRTPLVSIQLFVRAGSIYEGKYLGTGVSHFVEHVIGTGTVTRNRREIDRLIELMGNIANAYTSRDHTKYYHTVPSKHFEMALELLADYIQNPTFPPEEVEIQRGVILSELNKDSDEPTRKLLDNFYETAFRVHPVRIPIGGYRELFEKLTRDDLIDYYNTAYSPEAMTLVIAGDISPERAREKVAELFEGFERKASEPILLPEEPPQSSTRRSEISANVEIAYGIMGFRTVSLFHRDVPALEVIAAVLGTGESCRISRIVKDRKRLIHSFDLWSDTPSYDAGVWAVEFETAPDKIEAAIDAILEEVFRVRSEGVTDEELRKAKAVLESEHIFAMQSIEEIANIIGADEYMTGDPNFSERMLERIRQVDHEDVLKAAERYFSEDNLTVSILTPERGSTAGKSVCISKRSTQHQIRRFILDNGIRLLLCPEEDSPVVAITAIMPGGSRYDPPSKSGTFQLMSRMLLKGTKSRTAQDIADEVESVGASLDPFCGREFFGCSASMLSKDFKLGFEILFDVLRNSIFDPEQFVKVKEEAVAEIRSESDDWITVSKKRFYQTMFGDRAHEFYPVGELTSIEELTPHDVFDLYLRYCVPDNMVLSIFGDVNPDKVRRLVSESFGMWPKSGYSPPRISPLKVKPGKATYEEDIFQEVIFLGYPSVPIGSRRRFAVRVLKAILSGMDYPGGRLYNRLRNEQLVYLIHAYTYFGPDIGYIAIYAATSGENGDQTLKAMLEEIERVRSGDISEEELEVGKSMCVSNHLIGHQTVSDKSASAALGESYGIGYDHFIRYEEEIEKVKMSDVISIAREILDESKRVIAILKPREQ; this is encoded by the coding sequence TTGAAGAGATCAGACGTCAGCGGCAGACCCTTTAAATTGAACCTGGACAACGGGATGACGGTGATCCTGATCGAGGATCACCGCACCCCTTTGGTTTCCATCCAGCTCTTCGTCAGGGCGGGTAGTATCTACGAGGGCAAATACCTGGGAACCGGGGTCTCGCATTTCGTCGAACACGTGATAGGCACAGGGACCGTCACCAGAAATCGGCGGGAGATAGACCGCCTGATAGAGCTCATGGGCAACATCGCCAACGCCTATACCAGTCGCGATCATACCAAGTACTACCATACCGTGCCGTCGAAGCACTTTGAGATGGCCCTGGAGCTCCTGGCCGATTACATACAAAATCCCACCTTCCCGCCGGAGGAGGTTGAGATACAGCGGGGTGTTATCCTGAGCGAGCTCAACAAGGACAGCGACGAGCCTACCAGAAAGCTGCTGGACAATTTCTACGAGACCGCCTTCAGGGTTCATCCCGTAAGGATCCCTATCGGCGGCTACAGGGAGTTATTTGAGAAGCTGACGCGGGATGACCTGATCGATTATTACAACACCGCCTATTCGCCGGAGGCCATGACGCTCGTGATAGCGGGCGATATATCCCCTGAGAGAGCGCGGGAGAAAGTAGCGGAGTTGTTCGAGGGATTTGAAAGAAAAGCGAGCGAACCGATCCTTCTCCCTGAGGAACCGCCACAGAGCTCAACCAGGAGGAGCGAGATATCGGCTAACGTCGAGATAGCATATGGTATCATGGGATTTCGCACCGTTAGCCTCTTCCATCGGGATGTGCCCGCCCTTGAGGTCATAGCTGCCGTCCTCGGAACGGGGGAAAGCTGTAGGATATCGCGGATCGTTAAGGACCGGAAGAGGCTCATCCACTCCTTCGACCTCTGGTCGGATACCCCCTCTTATGATGCGGGTGTATGGGCTGTGGAGTTCGAGACCGCTCCGGATAAGATCGAAGCCGCCATAGACGCCATCCTGGAGGAGGTATTCCGCGTCAGATCGGAGGGTGTGACCGATGAGGAGCTTCGGAAGGCAAAGGCGGTTCTGGAGAGCGAGCATATATTCGCCATGCAATCGATCGAGGAGATAGCCAATATCATCGGTGCGGACGAATATATGACAGGAGATCCCAACTTCAGCGAACGTATGCTGGAGAGGATAAGGCAGGTCGATCACGAGGATGTCCTCAAGGCAGCGGAGAGGTACTTCAGTGAGGATAACCTGACCGTGTCAATTCTCACGCCCGAAAGGGGGAGCACTGCCGGAAAATCGGTGTGCATATCCAAAAGATCTACTCAACATCAGATCAGACGGTTCATCCTCGATAACGGCATAAGGCTGCTTCTCTGCCCCGAGGAGGACTCGCCTGTGGTGGCGATAACCGCCATAATGCCCGGAGGATCGAGATATGATCCGCCCAGCAAGAGCGGCACCTTCCAACTGATGAGCAGGATGCTGTTGAAGGGGACCAAGTCCAGAACCGCCCAGGATATAGCCGACGAGGTCGAATCGGTCGGCGCCTCCTTAGATCCGTTCTGCGGCAGGGAGTTCTTCGGCTGCTCGGCCAGCATGCTCTCCAAGGATTTCAAACTCGGATTTGAGATACTGTTCGACGTGCTGCGAAATTCCATCTTCGACCCTGAACAGTTTGTGAAGGTCAAGGAGGAGGCCGTCGCGGAGATAAGATCGGAATCGGACGATTGGATCACGGTCTCCAAGAAACGGTTCTACCAGACGATGTTCGGCGATCGCGCTCATGAGTTCTATCCGGTTGGCGAGCTCACATCCATAGAGGAGCTCACACCGCATGATGTGTTCGATCTCTACCTTCGATACTGTGTGCCGGACAACATGGTGTTGTCGATCTTCGGCGATGTCAACCCCGATAAGGTCAGGAGACTTGTATCGGAGAGCTTCGGCATGTGGCCGAAATCCGGATATTCACCCCCACGGATATCGCCCTTAAAGGTGAAGCCGGGGAAAGCCACGTACGAGGAGGACATATTCCAGGAGGTGATCTTTCTAGGATATCCATCCGTGCCGATCGGATCAAGGAGGAGGTTCGCCGTCAGGGTTCTCAAGGCGATCCTATCGGGGATGGATTATCCCGGCGGCAGGCTCTATAACCGACTTAGAAACGAGCAATTGGTCTATCTCATCCATGCCTACACCTATTTCGGGCCGGATATCGGATATATAGCGATATACGCCGCGACGTCAGGTGAAAACGGCGATCAGACGCTAAAAGCCATGTTGGAGGAGATCGAGAGGGTGAGGAGTGGGGATATATCCGAGGAGGAGCTGGAGGTGGGCAAGAGCATGTGTGTCTCAAATCATCTCATCGGTCATCAGACCGTCTCCGACAAATCCGCCTCCGCAGCCCTGGGGGAAAGCTACGGGATAGGATACGATCACTTCATCAGATATGAGGAGGAGATAGAAAAAGTTAAGATGAGTGACGTGATATCGATAGCGAGGGAGATACTGGACGAGTCAAAGCGGGTTATCGCGATCCTCAAACCGCGGGAGCAGTGA
- a CDS encoding aldose 1-epimerase family protein, with product MIKLYGREFTRGELLRYVGDISQIAGLKRYELSEGNERGVEAVEFRTGSGFNFVVLPGRGMDISFAEYNGIPLCWRSSVGDVEASFFEPEGLGWLRSFYGGLMVTCGMTYAGAPCEDEGEKLGLHGRVSNIPAKNVWADTKWEGNEFTMWVQGKVRETAASGENLLLTRRIWARLGEAKLHVYDIVENEGFTETPHMLLYHINIGFPIVDEGTELLAPSIESAPRDDDARAGFGRHFSFEPPTPGYREQVFYHEMACDENDHVYVALVNRNFNGGEGIGIYVRYHKSQLPRFIEWKMMGEGTYVVGLEPANCLVEGRDKERERGTLQFIEPGGRRHYETEIGVLRSNREIEEIERKIEEIRRQRQTL from the coding sequence ATGATAAAGCTTTACGGCAGGGAGTTCACCAGAGGTGAGCTTTTGAGATATGTGGGCGATATCTCGCAGATCGCCGGGCTTAAAAGATATGAGCTGAGCGAGGGCAACGAGAGGGGAGTTGAGGCTGTTGAATTCAGGACGGGTTCCGGGTTTAACTTCGTCGTGCTGCCGGGAAGGGGGATGGACATATCCTTCGCCGAGTATAACGGCATACCGCTTTGCTGGCGGTCGAGCGTGGGGGATGTTGAGGCCTCCTTCTTCGAGCCGGAGGGGCTGGGATGGCTGAGGAGCTTCTACGGCGGATTGATGGTCACCTGCGGAATGACCTATGCCGGCGCTCCCTGCGAGGATGAGGGGGAGAAACTCGGACTGCACGGGAGGGTCTCCAACATACCGGCCAAAAACGTGTGGGCCGATACGAAATGGGAGGGCAATGAGTTCACGATGTGGGTTCAGGGGAAGGTCAGGGAGACCGCCGCGTCCGGTGAGAACCTGCTCCTGACGAGAAGAATATGGGCGAGGTTAGGTGAGGCAAAACTACACGTATATGATATCGTCGAGAACGAGGGATTCACCGAGACGCCCCACATGCTCCTCTACCACATCAACATCGGCTTCCCCATCGTGGACGAGGGAACGGAGTTGCTGGCGCCATCGATCGAATCGGCCCCGCGCGACGATGATGCCAGAGCGGGGTTCGGACGCCACTTCTCCTTCGAACCTCCCACGCCCGGATACAGGGAACAGGTTTTCTATCATGAGATGGCGTGTGACGAAAACGATCACGTCTACGTGGCTCTGGTCAATCGAAACTTCAACGGAGGAGAAGGGATCGGGATCTACGTCAGATACCACAAGAGCCAGCTGCCGCGTTTCATCGAGTGGAAGATGATGGGCGAGGGAACATATGTGGTCGGTTTGGAGCCGGCCAACTGCCTCGTCGAAGGGAGAGATAAGGAACGTGAGAGGGGAACGTTACAGTTCATCGAGCCAGGAGGCAGAAGACATTATGAGACCGAGATCGGGGTTCTAAGGTCAAATCGGGAGATAGAGGAGATAGAGAGGAAAATTGAAGAGATCAGACGTCAGCGGCAGACCCTTTAA
- a CDS encoding Rieske 2Fe-2S domain-containing protein, producing MREDKISRRSFLGRALRWTGLGFLASLAGCLWRYLSPRRISEPISAFNVGFPDEYKPESVSDRWVKSPYKVWIIRREDGTFYALYDECTHLGCALRWEPEEKRFKCPCHKSQFDMEGHLLKGPASRALDRVAIKLDITGEIRVDTSRRFRFERGEWKDPDSFLKI from the coding sequence ATGAGAGAGGATAAGATATCGAGGAGGTCCTTTCTCGGCAGAGCGCTGAGGTGGACCGGATTAGGCTTTCTCGCCTCACTCGCCGGATGCCTATGGCGGTATCTTTCGCCCAGACGAATATCGGAGCCGATCTCGGCCTTTAACGTCGGATTTCCCGATGAATACAAACCGGAAAGCGTGAGCGATAGATGGGTGAAAAGCCCATATAAGGTGTGGATCATAAGGCGAGAGGACGGAACCTTCTATGCCCTCTACGACGAATGCACGCATTTGGGCTGTGCCCTCAGATGGGAGCCGGAGGAGAAGAGATTCAAATGCCCCTGTCACAAAAGCCAATTCGATATGGAGGGGCATCTGCTGAAAGGACCAGCTTCCAGGGCACTTGACAGGGTTGCCATTAAGCTTGATATAACCGGCGAAATCCGTGTCGACACCTCCAGACGGTTCAGATTCGAAAGGGGAGAATGGAAAGATCCGGATTCCTTCCTGAAGATCTGA
- a CDS encoding NTPase, producing the protein MVTNILITGMPRVGKTTLVREVIEDAAKSDIKAIGFYTDEIRENNKRIGFQISDLDGRQALLASTFFRTKYRVGKYGVNLHNLDLIGIRAIQRGLRSKKFDLILIDEIGKMELLSERFMSVLMKALDSEKPVLATIMHIDNPFTRAIKSREDVELFVLTRTNYDEVKTQVLQSLIDICKGRTNERG; encoded by the coding sequence ATGGTTACCAACATCCTGATAACCGGGATGCCCAGGGTTGGTAAGACCACATTGGTGCGAGAGGTGATCGAGGACGCGGCGAAATCCGACATCAAGGCGATCGGCTTCTACACGGATGAGATCCGCGAGAACAACAAAAGGATCGGTTTTCAGATATCCGATCTCGACGGCAGACAGGCGCTTCTGGCTTCCACCTTCTTCAGAACCAAATACAGGGTTGGGAAATACGGCGTTAACCTGCATAACCTTGATCTCATAGGGATAAGGGCTATTCAAAGGGGGCTCAGATCGAAGAAGTTCGACCTCATCCTGATCGATGAGATCGGAAAGATGGAGCTGCTGTCGGAGAGATTCATGTCGGTGCTGATGAAGGCTTTGGACTCGGAGAAGCCGGTCCTCGCCACCATAATGCACATAGATAACCCCTTTACCCGGGCGATAAAATCCCGCGAGGACGTCGAACTTTTCGTCCTGACCAGGACAAATTACGACGAGGTGAAAACCCAGGTTTTGCAATCTCTGATCGATATCTGTAAGGGCAGGACGAATGAGAGAGGATAA